The following are from one region of the Rhodopirellula sp. P2 genome:
- a CDS encoding circularly permuted type 2 ATP-grasp protein: MLLPTPIESQVNVPTPTATAPSNDLPSGSPLGLSLANYTSMAERFDECRLPDGALRPCWKSIADEVMALGSSGLNDRESQIEQLIRENGSTFQIDTGEGTQTRPWQLGTVPMAIADQDWNRLVVGLTQRTRVLEAILADLLGPQRLVRERVLPPELLWDNPRFLRVYHNLPVSAGHRLHLVGFDVARANDGGWWVTGDRTRAPSGLGYLLENRIVHGRVFPHLSRAANVRRLASFFGSMRRHFRSLAPRQDGNPRVALLTPGHGSYRDFEDAYLARYLGYTLVQGRDLAVRGERLHLKTLGGLLPIEVLWRHVSDRKCDPLELDPHSTEGVTGLLRCKRGGQLAVVNSIGSVIAEMPALIPFLPAAAKLLLGETLQLPSVATYWCGAEKERRYVLEHLDELVIRDAFAVSDTRPVMPIRCSAEENEALVRRIKTQPNRFVGQHRFSHSTTPVWHRDRFEPWHVSLRTFVLQTKTNIEVLPGALARVSPKEDLLSNSPTQGQLTQDCWIVSDKPVDHETTLLSHDESTIVLRRSGAELPSRVAEHLFWLGRYVERCESIARLLRTTLARLVGEDELSDLPEMSRLVAALAAVGQLEPDYVIEGLDGAMPQLDSVLPSSVFDTANPRALQISVASALHNATAVRDRISLDAYRIFQSMHSDISGAKRSVAPNVSRAMERLNRLITHLMAFSGLTAESLTRTHGWRFVLLGRRLERADQTAELLLATMTRPIADEVGLCESILDATDSLMTYRSRYLSLVRPAPAIDLMVTDETNPRSLRFQLNDIQQLLSDLPTEPGRVALGADERLARELQHPLLIADVATLTEVNSAGTRVELERLLELVQTKIPQLANAIAGRYLIHTAPEQTLTGDREQTLDDSLMPSETSPR, encoded by the coding sequence ATACTGTTGCCAACTCCGATCGAATCACAGGTGAACGTGCCGACTCCCACCGCGACAGCTCCGTCCAATGATTTGCCATCGGGATCCCCGCTTGGGCTGTCGTTGGCAAACTACACCTCAATGGCGGAACGCTTTGACGAGTGCCGCCTGCCCGATGGTGCTTTGCGGCCGTGTTGGAAGAGCATCGCCGATGAAGTCATGGCACTTGGCTCGTCAGGGCTGAACGATCGTGAATCGCAAATTGAACAGCTGATTCGCGAAAACGGTTCGACGTTTCAAATCGACACCGGTGAAGGCACCCAGACGCGTCCTTGGCAATTGGGGACGGTTCCGATGGCCATCGCCGATCAAGATTGGAATCGGTTGGTGGTCGGATTGACGCAACGGACCCGAGTGCTGGAAGCCATTTTGGCCGACTTGCTCGGACCCCAACGTCTGGTTCGCGAGCGAGTTTTGCCACCGGAGTTGTTGTGGGACAACCCTCGGTTCCTGCGTGTCTATCACAACTTGCCCGTTTCGGCGGGGCATCGATTGCATTTGGTTGGTTTCGATGTGGCGCGTGCCAATGATGGTGGATGGTGGGTCACCGGCGATCGCACCCGGGCACCCAGTGGATTGGGGTATCTGCTTGAGAACCGAATTGTTCATGGACGTGTGTTCCCGCATTTGAGTCGCGCCGCGAATGTGCGCCGCTTGGCATCCTTCTTTGGATCGATGCGACGGCATTTTCGGTCGCTGGCACCACGTCAGGACGGCAACCCACGGGTCGCCTTGTTGACGCCAGGCCATGGCAGCTATCGCGATTTTGAAGATGCCTACCTCGCGCGTTACTTGGGATACACGTTGGTCCAAGGCCGCGACTTGGCAGTTCGTGGCGAACGCCTGCATTTGAAGACCTTGGGCGGTTTGCTTCCCATCGAAGTTCTATGGCGTCATGTCTCGGATCGGAAATGCGACCCGCTGGAATTGGATCCGCATTCCACCGAAGGGGTGACGGGATTGTTGCGATGCAAACGCGGTGGGCAATTGGCCGTCGTCAACTCGATCGGAAGCGTGATCGCGGAGATGCCTGCTCTGATTCCGTTCTTGCCAGCGGCGGCGAAGTTGTTGTTGGGGGAAACACTTCAGCTTCCCAGCGTCGCAACGTATTGGTGTGGGGCAGAAAAGGAACGTCGCTATGTGCTGGAACATCTTGATGAACTGGTCATCCGGGATGCGTTTGCGGTCAGCGACACTCGACCGGTGATGCCGATCCGTTGCAGTGCGGAAGAGAATGAAGCCTTGGTTCGTCGCATCAAGACGCAACCCAATCGATTCGTCGGGCAACATCGGTTTTCACACAGCACCACTCCAGTGTGGCATCGCGATCGGTTCGAGCCTTGGCATGTGTCGCTACGAACGTTTGTTCTCCAGACCAAGACCAACATCGAAGTCTTGCCCGGTGCGTTGGCACGCGTCAGTCCGAAAGAAGATTTGCTGAGCAACTCACCGACGCAGGGTCAGTTGACACAAGATTGCTGGATTGTCAGTGACAAACCGGTGGACCATGAAACGACGTTGTTGTCCCACGACGAAAGCACCATCGTGCTGCGACGCAGCGGGGCGGAATTGCCCAGCCGTGTGGCCGAGCATCTGTTTTGGTTGGGACGTTACGTCGAACGTTGTGAATCGATTGCCCGTTTGCTTCGAACCACCTTGGCACGTTTGGTTGGCGAAGATGAACTGAGCGATCTGCCTGAAATGTCGAGGTTGGTCGCGGCGTTGGCCGCGGTTGGTCAGCTCGAACCGGACTACGTGATCGAAGGTCTCGACGGCGCCATGCCGCAACTGGACAGCGTGTTGCCTTCCAGTGTGTTTGACACAGCCAATCCGAGAGCCCTGCAGATTTCGGTGGCCAGTGCTCTGCACAACGCGACCGCAGTCCGCGACCGGATTTCACTGGACGCCTATCGCATCTTCCAAAGCATGCACTCGGACATCTCCGGTGCGAAACGATCCGTGGCACCCAACGTGTCGCGGGCAATGGAGCGACTCAATCGTTTGATCACTCATTTGATGGCCTTCAGTGGTTTGACCGCGGAAAGCCTGACCCGAACACATGGTTGGCGGTTCGTTTTGCTCGGACGACGCTTGGAACGAGCGGACCAAACAGCGGAGTTGTTGCTGGCAACGATGACGCGTCCAATCGCTGATGAAGTCGGGCTCTGTGAGAGCATTCTTGATGCAACGGATAGTTTGATGACCTATCGTTCGCGGTACTTGTCATTGGTCCGTCCCGCGCCAGCAATCGATTTGATGGTCACGGACGAAACCAACCCGCGATCACTGCGTTTTCAGCTCAATGATATTCAGCAACTGCTGAGTGATCTGCCGACGGAACCAGGGCGTGTGGCGCTGGGGGCAGATGAGCGTTTGGCCCGTGAACTTCAGCACCCGTTGTTGATCGCGGACGTTGCGACGCTGACCGAGGTCAACTCAGCCGGGACGCGGGTGGAACTGGAGCGATTGCTGGAATTGGTTCAAACGAAAATCCCACAACTGGCCAACGCGATCGCAGGGCGTTACCTCATTCACACCGCTCCCGAGCAGACTCTGACCGGAGATCGCGAACAAACGCTGGATGATTCGTTGATGCCCTCCGAAACGTCACCAAGGTGA
- a CDS encoding alpha-E domain-containing protein, with product MLSRVAESVYWMSRQVERAENIARFLEVTLNLILDQPENLVDPWSPLVQVTADEEWFEEKYGKPNSRNVVQFLAFDDEYPNSMVSCLRAARENARGVRETLSSEAFEQLNQFYHFVGEASSAAAMDPTSQFFDDVRKQTLLWSGVFASTMAQDTGWHFANLGRMLERADKTSRILDVKYFNLLPNLADVGTAVDDLQWSALLLAISGIEAYRRDHHRIEIEKVVDFFLFNRSFPRSIHHCIASANWSLGEIEAASSSEMTRTAGPILDALQHRLAHTQVEEALAGGMHQFVDSVQSEINRIGEALGQDYFQISVNS from the coding sequence ATGCTCTCACGCGTTGCTGAATCCGTTTACTGGATGAGTCGCCAAGTTGAACGTGCAGAAAACATCGCACGTTTCTTGGAGGTCACTCTGAATCTGATCTTGGATCAACCTGAGAACTTGGTTGATCCCTGGAGTCCGTTGGTGCAAGTCACCGCGGACGAAGAGTGGTTCGAGGAAAAGTACGGCAAGCCAAACAGTCGCAACGTGGTTCAGTTTTTGGCGTTTGACGACGAGTATCCCAACAGCATGGTTTCGTGCTTGCGTGCCGCTCGCGAAAATGCGAGGGGGGTTCGGGAAACGTTGTCGTCCGAAGCGTTTGAACAACTCAACCAGTTTTACCACTTCGTCGGCGAAGCCTCGTCCGCCGCGGCGATGGACCCGACCAGTCAGTTCTTTGACGATGTGCGGAAGCAGACGTTGCTATGGAGCGGCGTGTTTGCCAGCACCATGGCCCAGGACACTGGTTGGCATTTTGCGAACTTGGGTCGGATGCTGGAACGGGCTGACAAGACGTCCCGGATCTTGGACGTGAAGTATTTCAACCTGTTGCCCAACCTGGCCGACGTGGGCACGGCGGTGGACGATTTGCAGTGGTCAGCCTTGTTGCTGGCGATCAGTGGCATCGAAGCGTATCGCCGCGATCATCATCGAATTGAGATCGAAAAGGTCGTCGATTTCTTCTTGTTCAATCGCAGTTTTCCAAGGTCCATCCACCACTGCATCGCCTCAGCCAATTGGTCACTCGGGGAAATCGAAGCAGCCTCGTCGAGCGAGATGACCCGCACCGCTGGTCCCATTCTCGACGCGCTGCAACATCGATTGGCTCACACGCAAGTCGAAGAAGCCCTGGCGGGCGGTATGCATCAATTCGTTGATTCCGTGCAATCCGAGATCAACCGAATCGGTGAAGCTCTTGGTCAAGACTATTTTCAAATCTCGGTAAATTCATGA
- a CDS encoding metallophosphoesterase, with product MLKRRKKQLSEHGNTSPRLAELVPDPDLADPVQLAFISDLHLFSSRCHIERHQATIRRAIEATDVCVWGGDLFDFCWSRLGDGDVSRTAAIEWLEAWRAEFPDKVFIYLNGNHDAQASFRQSLREWALPYRQESDPPPVSDPGGVNSDSAEPAPHVRLRLQPGAVHVDWDAIRLADLLMVHGDVIEGGGHSAGLAHYRNRWAHESDKSPANLKNGFYDAAVTARLHLAAAGVAHRRRSTCLRLLHWARQQPTWLHHDMQRVVFGHTHRCLRGVHVAGIDFYNGGAAVKHVKFEPVVLSVSGGV from the coding sequence ATGTTGAAACGTAGAAAAAAACAGTTGTCAGAGCACGGTAACACGTCGCCCAGGTTGGCGGAATTAGTTCCCGATCCCGATCTCGCTGATCCCGTTCAGCTGGCGTTCATCTCTGATTTACACCTGTTCAGCTCGCGTTGCCACATCGAACGCCACCAGGCGACGATTCGGCGGGCCATCGAGGCCACCGACGTTTGTGTTTGGGGGGGCGATCTGTTTGATTTCTGCTGGAGTCGGCTCGGCGATGGAGATGTTTCGCGAACTGCCGCAATTGAATGGCTGGAAGCCTGGCGAGCCGAGTTTCCGGACAAGGTTTTCATCTATTTGAACGGCAATCACGATGCGCAAGCCTCGTTTCGCCAATCACTTCGGGAGTGGGCGTTGCCGTATCGGCAAGAGAGCGATCCACCACCGGTCTCCGATCCCGGCGGGGTGAACTCGGATTCAGCGGAGCCCGCTCCACATGTTCGCTTGCGATTGCAGCCCGGTGCCGTCCATGTGGATTGGGACGCGATTCGATTGGCGGATTTGTTGATGGTTCATGGGGACGTGATTGAGGGAGGGGGCCATTCCGCTGGTTTGGCCCACTATCGAAACCGGTGGGCACACGAATCCGACAAGTCACCTGCGAATTTGAAGAATGGTTTTTACGATGCGGCGGTGACCGCGCGATTGCACTTGGCGGCAGCGGGCGTCGCTCATCGACGCCGTTCGACGTGCTTGCGATTGCTGCACTGGGCGCGACAGCAGCCGACTTGGTTGCACCATGACATGCAGCGAGTTGTCTTTGGGCACACCCATCGATGTCTCCGCGGTGTCCATGTCGCTGGGATCGATTTCTACAACGGCGGTGCCGCGGTCAAACATGTGAAATTTGAACCCGTGGTTTTGTCGGTTTCAGGCGGTGTTTGA
- a CDS encoding circularly permuted type 2 ATP-grasp protein, with product MQNQPQQTQSQMAQAQAGQSQNGPMQSQSQSQSQSQSQSQSQSQSQSGPVPRLDGYQTESFFDEVVDENAYARPDSVALVELINRLPPGELNRRQLAIERSLYQMGITFTVYSDSAGTEKIMPFDIVPRIIAPDVWIHIDSGLKQRIRALNRFLSDIYNERKIIEDGIIPASIVDSCPAYLPECRGLRPPHDVWCHITGTDLVRDDDGNVFVLEDNLRCPSGVSYVLQNRSVMKRNFPQAFAASMVRPVSDYPARLYQMLRRMAPSAVADPNVVVLTPGVYNSAYYEHSYLAHQMGVELVEGRDLLVEDERVYMRTTDGLQAVDVIYRRVDDTFLDPEVFNPKSVLGVPGLMSAYRAGNVALANAPGTGVADDKVVYAYVPEMIRYYLGEEPILSNVPTYLCDRDEDRAYVLDHLDELVVKAAGESGGYGILIGPHATPEERQEFAEKILENPRNYIAQPTLSLSRVPTMVDDHLEGRHVDLRPYILCDGPDDVWVLPGGLTRVALKKGCLVVNSSQGGGSKDTWVVAQAGETVARP from the coding sequence ATGCAAAATCAGCCGCAACAAACTCAGTCCCAGATGGCTCAGGCTCAGGCCGGTCAATCTCAAAACGGGCCGATGCAATCGCAATCGCAATCGCAGTCGCAGTCGCAGTCGCAGTCGCAGTCGCAGTCGCAGTCGCAGTCGGGACCGGTGCCGCGTTTAGACGGTTACCAGACCGAGTCGTTCTTTGACGAAGTCGTTGATGAAAACGCTTATGCTCGGCCTGATTCGGTCGCATTGGTGGAATTGATCAACCGCTTGCCACCAGGCGAACTGAACCGTCGTCAGCTGGCGATTGAGCGTTCGCTGTATCAGATGGGCATCACGTTCACGGTTTACAGCGATTCCGCTGGCACCGAAAAGATCATGCCGTTCGACATTGTTCCCCGCATCATCGCACCGGATGTTTGGATTCACATCGACAGTGGATTGAAACAGCGTATTCGCGCGTTGAATCGTTTTTTGTCGGACATCTACAACGAACGAAAAATCATCGAAGACGGGATCATTCCCGCATCCATCGTCGATTCCTGCCCGGCCTACTTGCCTGAGTGCAGAGGCTTGCGTCCGCCGCACGATGTTTGGTGCCATATCACCGGGACCGATTTGGTCCGTGACGACGACGGCAACGTGTTTGTCCTGGAAGACAACCTGCGGTGCCCTTCCGGTGTTTCGTATGTGTTGCAAAACCGTTCGGTGATGAAACGAAACTTCCCCCAAGCTTTTGCGGCCTCGATGGTCCGTCCGGTCAGTGATTATCCGGCTCGGCTGTACCAGATGCTTCGACGAATGGCGCCGAGCGCCGTTGCGGATCCAAATGTCGTTGTGTTGACACCCGGGGTCTACAACAGCGCTTACTACGAACATTCCTATCTGGCTCATCAGATGGGCGTTGAATTGGTGGAAGGACGCGATTTGTTGGTCGAGGATGAACGCGTTTACATGCGAACAACCGATGGTCTGCAAGCCGTGGACGTGATCTATCGACGCGTCGACGACACTTTCTTGGACCCCGAAGTGTTCAATCCCAAGTCGGTGTTGGGCGTCCCGGGTTTGATGTCGGCTTATCGGGCCGGCAATGTGGCCTTGGCCAACGCGCCGGGAACCGGCGTCGCGGATGACAAGGTGGTTTACGCTTATGTGCCGGAGATGATTCGGTACTACTTGGGCGAGGAACCGATCTTGTCGAACGTGCCAACCTATCTGTGCGATCGTGACGAGGATCGAGCCTACGTGCTGGATCACTTGGACGAGTTGGTGGTCAAAGCCGCTGGTGAATCGGGCGGCTACGGCATCTTGATTGGACCGCACGCCACGCCAGAAGAGCGTCAAGAATTCGCCGAGAAGATCCTTGAGAATCCACGCAACTATATCGCTCAACCAACGCTGAGCTTGTCTCGGGTTCCGACCATGGTGGACGATCATCTGGAAGGGCGTCACGTTGACTTGCGGCCTTACATTCTTTGTGACGGTCCCGATGACGTGTGGGTTTTGCCTGGCGGCTTAACACGTGTGGCGCTCAAGAAGGGCTGTCTCGTTGTGAACTCATCCCAAGGTGGCGGCAGCAAGGACACGTGGGTGGTGGCCCAAGCGGGTGAAACGGTCGCTCGGCCGTAA
- a CDS encoding transglutaminase family protein produces the protein MPRSVTYDIVHETKYRYSEPVAVCLNQLRMRPQTRPPSVVCNQCSVTIEPMPAKIDTHPDYFGNVVDSFAIESPHESLVVKVNSQVQVTAINPFESQNIPTVGQLTNAIRTGQAQPDLLAKEYVFASPRIPLAEHFAAYAKAVVNEDSSVLDAVLSLTKHIHQDFRYDSTATDVATTTEAAFELKAGVCQDFSHVQIACLRSLGLPARYVSGYLRTLPPPGKPRLIGNDESHAWISVYAGETLGWIDFDPTNSCQIGVDHIPVCVGRDYDDISPMRGIVLGGGETTLSVKVDVAPVELPAVIIPPA, from the coding sequence ATGCCACGGTCGGTCACTTACGACATCGTCCATGAAACGAAGTACAGATACAGCGAACCGGTTGCGGTTTGTCTGAATCAACTTCGTATGCGCCCGCAGACGCGTCCGCCGTCGGTGGTGTGCAACCAGTGTTCGGTCACGATCGAACCGATGCCTGCCAAAATCGACACGCACCCGGACTACTTTGGCAACGTTGTTGATTCGTTTGCCATTGAATCACCTCATGAGTCGTTGGTGGTCAAGGTCAACAGCCAAGTGCAGGTGACTGCGATCAACCCTTTCGAATCCCAAAACATTCCGACCGTGGGCCAACTAACCAACGCAATCCGAACGGGCCAAGCACAACCGGATCTCCTCGCCAAGGAATATGTCTTCGCGTCGCCTCGGATTCCCCTGGCGGAACACTTTGCCGCGTACGCGAAAGCGGTCGTGAATGAGGACTCGTCCGTGTTGGATGCGGTGCTGAGTTTGACCAAGCACATTCATCAGGATTTTCGATACGATTCCACCGCCACGGACGTTGCCACCACAACCGAAGCGGCGTTTGAGTTGAAGGCGGGAGTTTGCCAAGACTTCTCGCATGTCCAGATTGCCTGTCTGCGAAGTCTGGGTTTGCCCGCGCGGTACGTCAGCGGGTACTTGCGGACGCTGCCGCCTCCAGGGAAACCGCGATTGATCGGCAACGATGAGTCGCATGCTTGGATCAGTGTTTACGCCGGGGAAACGTTGGGTTGGATTGATTTTGATCCCACCAATTCGTGCCAGATCGGCGTCGACCACATTCCCGTCTGTGTGGGCCGCGACTACGACGATATCAGTCCCATGCGAGGCATCGTGCTCGGCGGCGGTGAAACCACTCTCTCCGTCAAAGTGGATGTGGCGCCGGTCGAACTGCCGGCCGTGATCATCCCGCCTGCCTGA
- a CDS encoding transglutaminase family protein, which yields MTIRVALHHKTSYHYERPIMVGPQQVRLRPAYHGRTPIVSYNLAISPEDHFCNWQQDPFANPVARLVFEKPTDHLTVCVDLVADMTVINPFEFFVDDSAQGWPFEYDAQAKRQLASYLAPVEMTSKFAKWLETLPKKSERIIDFLVDVNRAAQEKIDYKIRMEPGVQSPEETLTLCSGSCRDSAWLLVNAFRHMGMASRFVSGYLIQLTADQESLDGPNGPTEDFCDLHAWTEVYLPGAGWVGLDPTSGLMAGEGHIPLACTPSFTDAAPIIGGHEPCEVEFEHEMTVTRVHEDPRVTKPYADSTWQEILQAGRAIDEQLEAADVRLTMGGEPTFVSIDNMDDPQWNTDAVGEEKRVLSNVLLTRLRERWAPGSLLHYGQGKWYPGESLPRWALTCLWRRDGQSIWHDDQWIGDEGKDYGHTHQDAERFVKSLARELNVNARMAFPVHEDVFHYLWKENRLPIDVDPSDPKLEDPNERAMMMRTFNAGLGSPVGFVLPVRRAWWQARPGWISGRWPVRSEQVYLIPGDSPIGLRLPLDRLPVASASEAPFYTTPMDPTAPHGPLPTSNMPRGNEQDPRGQHREDSREEGRTRIHPQVLDEEDDDNLPTSEDVVQTALCVECRYGRLYVFMPPTQRIEDYLDLIRAIEQTCVSTQLPVIIEGYLPPSDDRIELFKVTPDPGVIEVNTQPTASWDALVELTESLYHEARKSRLGTEKFDLDGYHTGTGGGNHIVLGGRSTNESPFLRRPDLLASFIRFWNNHPSLSYMFSSRFIGPTSQAPRMDEARQDAAYEMEIALSQLPPTETEVPPWLVDRLFRDLMVDLTGNTHRAEICVDKLYSPDSSTGRLGLLELRGFEMPPHEQMSLAQLLLIRSCVAAFWQQPYDRPIQHWGTRLHDQFLLPHFAWQDITQLIGELNAKGSPMSADWFAVHHEFRFPLIGEIVLDGMRVELRSAIEPWYVMGEEPGSSGTTRFVDSSLERLQVLVEGLEPDRHALIVAGREVPLHATGVAGQYVAGIRYRAWQPPRCLHPTIGVHTPLRFDLVNRSACRSIGGCTYHTVHPGGLSHERFPVNLKEAESRRASRFRPFTLTGGEIVMPGLPPRTGFEPFPVTMDLRRS from the coding sequence ATGACGATCCGCGTCGCGCTCCATCACAAGACTTCGTACCACTACGAACGACCGATCATGGTCGGACCTCAACAGGTTCGATTGCGTCCGGCCTATCACGGTCGGACCCCGATCGTGTCGTACAATTTGGCGATCTCGCCCGAGGACCACTTTTGCAATTGGCAACAGGATCCGTTTGCGAACCCCGTTGCGCGGTTGGTATTCGAAAAGCCGACGGATCATTTGACGGTTTGTGTCGACCTGGTCGCCGACATGACGGTCATCAATCCCTTCGAGTTCTTCGTGGATGATTCGGCTCAAGGATGGCCGTTCGAATACGATGCGCAAGCCAAGCGGCAACTGGCCAGCTATCTCGCGCCTGTCGAGATGACTTCCAAGTTTGCGAAGTGGTTGGAGACGCTTCCAAAGAAGTCCGAGCGGATCATTGACTTCCTGGTGGATGTCAATCGAGCTGCCCAAGAAAAGATCGATTACAAAATTCGAATGGAACCGGGCGTTCAATCGCCCGAGGAAACCTTGACGTTGTGCAGTGGATCCTGCCGTGATTCGGCATGGTTGTTGGTCAATGCGTTTCGGCACATGGGCATGGCATCGCGGTTTGTGTCGGGTTATCTGATTCAGCTGACCGCCGATCAAGAATCGTTGGATGGTCCCAATGGACCCACCGAAGATTTCTGTGATTTGCACGCATGGACCGAGGTTTACTTGCCGGGCGCTGGATGGGTGGGATTGGATCCGACCAGTGGTTTGATGGCCGGCGAAGGTCACATTCCGTTGGCATGCACCCCCTCGTTCACGGATGCCGCACCGATTATCGGCGGGCATGAACCGTGTGAGGTGGAGTTCGAACACGAGATGACCGTCACGCGGGTCCATGAGGACCCACGCGTGACAAAACCGTATGCAGATTCCACGTGGCAAGAGATCCTCCAGGCTGGGCGTGCGATCGATGAGCAACTGGAAGCCGCCGACGTGCGACTGACAATGGGCGGCGAACCCACGTTTGTCTCGATCGACAACATGGATGATCCGCAGTGGAACACCGATGCGGTCGGCGAAGAGAAACGCGTGCTCAGCAACGTCTTGCTGACTCGGCTTCGTGAACGCTGGGCACCGGGCAGTTTGCTGCACTACGGGCAAGGCAAATGGTATCCCGGTGAGTCATTGCCACGTTGGGCGTTGACCTGTTTGTGGCGTCGCGACGGGCAATCGATCTGGCACGACGATCAATGGATCGGTGACGAAGGGAAGGATTACGGGCACACTCATCAGGACGCGGAACGCTTTGTCAAATCGCTCGCTCGAGAGCTGAATGTCAATGCCCGGATGGCATTCCCGGTCCACGAGGATGTCTTTCACTACTTGTGGAAAGAAAATCGGTTGCCGATCGATGTGGATCCTTCCGATCCGAAACTGGAGGACCCCAACGAACGTGCCATGATGATGCGGACGTTCAACGCGGGGCTGGGGTCACCGGTGGGGTTTGTGTTGCCTGTTCGACGAGCTTGGTGGCAAGCTCGTCCGGGTTGGATCAGTGGCCGATGGCCCGTTCGCAGTGAGCAGGTGTATTTGATCCCTGGTGATTCGCCCATTGGTTTGCGGTTGCCACTGGATCGATTGCCAGTCGCTTCGGCATCGGAAGCCCCGTTCTACACCACACCCATGGATCCCACTGCTCCGCATGGGCCTTTGCCAACTTCGAACATGCCGCGGGGCAACGAGCAGGATCCACGCGGCCAACACCGTGAAGATTCTCGAGAAGAAGGTCGGACACGGATTCATCCTCAGGTCTTGGATGAAGAAGACGATGACAATCTGCCGACCAGCGAAGACGTGGTGCAAACGGCGCTCTGTGTGGAATGCAGGTATGGGCGTTTGTACGTTTTCATGCCTCCGACACAGCGGATTGAAGACTACTTGGATTTGATCAGGGCGATCGAGCAAACCTGTGTGTCGACGCAATTGCCCGTCATCATCGAAGGCTATTTGCCGCCATCGGATGACCGAATTGAATTGTTCAAGGTCACGCCGGATCCCGGTGTGATTGAAGTCAACACACAACCCACGGCATCGTGGGACGCTTTGGTTGAATTGACCGAATCGCTGTATCACGAAGCCCGTAAGTCGCGGTTGGGAACGGAGAAGTTTGACCTGGATGGTTATCACACCGGGACCGGTGGCGGGAACCACATTGTGTTGGGCGGACGCTCCACCAACGAAAGCCCGTTCTTGCGACGACCGGATTTGTTGGCCAGTTTCATTCGTTTCTGGAACAACCACCCCTCGCTGTCCTACATGTTCAGCAGTCGGTTCATTGGTCCGACCAGCCAAGCACCTCGCATGGACGAGGCGCGACAAGACGCGGCCTATGAAATGGAGATCGCACTGAGTCAGTTGCCGCCAACGGAAACCGAGGTTCCACCGTGGTTGGTTGATCGATTGTTCCGTGACTTGATGGTCGATTTGACGGGCAACACGCACCGCGCGGAAATCTGCGTCGACAAACTGTATTCGCCCGATAGTTCGACCGGGCGTTTGGGCTTGCTTGAGCTGCGTGGTTTTGAAATGCCACCCCACGAACAAATGAGTCTGGCTCAGTTGTTGTTGATCCGCTCGTGTGTCGCTGCGTTTTGGCAGCAACCCTACGACCGTCCGATTCAACACTGGGGCACACGTCTTCACGATCAATTTTTGTTGCCGCACTTTGCTTGGCAGGACATCACGCAATTGATTGGGGAACTCAATGCCAAGGGATCGCCGATGTCAGCGGATTGGTTCGCGGTGCATCACGAATTCCGATTCCCGTTGATTGGTGAGATTGTCCTGGACGGAATGCGAGTGGAACTCCGCAGTGCCATCGAACCGTGGTACGTGATGGGCGAAGAGCCGGGCTCGAGTGGAACGACTCGATTTGTCGATTCGTCACTGGAACGATTGCAGGTGTTGGTGGAAGGTTTGGAACCGGATCGCCACGCGTTGATTGTGGCGGGACGGGAAGTTCCGCTGCATGCCACCGGAGTCGCTGGGCAATACGTCGCTGGCATCCGCTATCGAGCGTGGCAGCCGCCTCGCTGTTTGCACCCCACGATTGGTGTTCACACGCCGTTGCGATTTGATCTGGTGAATCGTTCGGCATGTCGTTCCATCGGGGGCTGCACCTATCACACGGTGCACCCGGGCGGACTCAGTCATGAACGGTTCCCTGTCAATTTGAAGGAAGCGGAGTCACGACGTGCCTCGCGGTTCCGTCCCTTCACGCTGACAGGTGGCGAAATCGTGATGCCTGGGTTGCCACCCCGAACGGGGTTCGAGCCGTTCCCGGTCACGATGGATTTGCGACGGAGTTAG